The genomic segment CGTGAAACCTGGCCACGGCCGCAGCGGCGACGTGGTCCACTCCCACACATCGCCGAGCATCTGCTCGGCTCCGTAGGCCGACGCCCCGTCGGGATAAGCGCCCACCGGAGCCGGGCGCAGCGCGTGCCCGCCGAGGTTGGCCCGATGCGGGTTCGGTTCATCCGAACCCCACGGGTAGCGGCGGCGCGCGCCGAGCGCGGGATCCCACGCGGCGGCCTTCTCCCACTCGACCTCGGTGGGCAACCGGGCACCGGCCCACGCCGCGTAGGCCTCCGCCTCGAAGAACGTCACGTGCTGTACGGGTTCGTCGCCGGGGATCTCCTCGACGTGGCCGAACCGGGTTCGGGAACCGTCCGGATTCCAGAACTGGGGCGCGCTCAGATCGGCCTGGACGCGGTGCTCCCACCCGCGCGGCGACCACCACCGTTGTTGGGAGTAGCCGCCGTCGTCGATGAACCGCCGCCATTCGGCGTTGGTCACCGGCACCCGTCCGATCCGGAACGCCGGCACGTCGACCACGTGAGCGGGACGCTCGTTGTCCAGGGACAGCAGTTCGGTCGCGGCGTCGACGCCCAGGACGAACGGGCCGCCGGGCACCAACACCGAGGTGCCGGCCAGTCCGGGCCGGCCGGCGGGCAGCGTCGAGTCGGCGGCCAGGATCGGCGCGCCGCTGCGCAGGTTCAGGGCCTGCAAGATGGTCTCGTCGTGTTGGTTCTCGTGGCTGATCACCAGGCCGAAGCGGAACGCCACCTCGGCGTCGTCGTCACGCTGCGGCAAGGTGTCCAGCACGTCGAGAGCGGCGGCCCGCACGCTGGTGCAGTAGGCCCGCGACTGCGCCGGCGACAGCAGCGGGAGGTCCACGCGGGCGGCGCGACTATGCACGAACGCGTCGTAGAGGCCTTCGATGTTGGCCGGCAGCATGCCGGGCCGAGTCGGGTCGCCGTCGCGCAGCAGCCACAGCTCTTCCTGCTGGCCGATGTGCGCGAGGTCCCATACCAGCGGGCTCATCAGCGGGCTGTACTGGCGGTGCAACTCGGCGTCGTCGAAATCGGTGAGGGACAGGGTGCGCTGACGGGCCCGGTCCAGATCGCGGGCCAGCGTTTCGCGTGCGATCACGTCGCGGCCTCGGCCATCTGCCGCACGGTGCCTTCGATGCCCCGCTGGATTGCTTGATCGGCGAAATCGTCGGACGCGCAGCGGCCTTCTTCCACGTTCTGCACCAACCGCCGCATCGACTCCGATAATTCCGCCGGTGCGCGCTCGGCCACGAGAGCCACACAGCGGTTGGCCGCTTCGTAGATGCGGTCGTCCTTGAGCCCGACCCGTGCGGCGAGGTCCCATGCCGTCGCAACCGGTTCGACGGTCTCGGCGGCCAGTCCGGCGACGAGCGGATCGTCGAGCAGAGTGACGACCAGAAACACCAACGCCGGCAGCAGGTCGTCGGGCACGCTGTCCAGGTAGCGGATTTCCAGCCAGCGGCGCGGCCGTACCGGCGGGAACAACGTAGTCAGGTGGTAGTCGAGGTCGGCGGTGGTCGGGCGGCGATCGCCCAGCAGCACCAGCCCGTCGGCCCAGTCGGCGAACGGCACGTGCTGGGTGACCGCGACCGGATCGGGGTTGTGCACCAACATGACCGGCGCCTTGAGCGCGTAACGCGCCCAGTCGGTGCACGGATCATCACCGCTGGCACCGAGGATCGGCCCGCAGCGTGCGGCGTCCAGCTGACTCCACACCCGCTGGCGGGCGGACGCCCAGCCGGTGAAATCACCGGCGAGCAGGGGGGAATTGGCCGCGATCGCGATCATCGTCGGGCCGAGCGCATGCGCGAGCCGCACCCGATCAGCCCAGCCGTCACGGGGGCCTGCGTCGAGGTTGATCTGGATCGAGGCCGTCGACGTCATCATCGCCGCGCCCGCGCTGGCGGTGCCGGATGCGATGAAGAATTGCTCCATGGCCTGGTAGCGGGCGCCGGGATTGACGCGGTGCGGCCGTCGCAGCGGATCGGCCCCCAGTAGGACGAGGCCGAGGCCGGCGTCGGCGAACACCGAACGCAGGGCCGCTCGGTCGAGCGCCAACGCGGCGATGGCCGGCATCGGACCGTCGGCTGGTGGGCCGGAGAGCTCGACCGCTCCTCCGGGCTCCACGGTGACGGCGCTGCCGCCGGGCAAGTCGCCGACCGCCGCGATCACGTCGCTGAGTTCCGACCATCCCGGACGGCGCAGCGGATCGCGCAGATCGAAGCAGTGCGCCTCGAGTTCCAGACCGACGCGACCAATCGGGCCGTCCGCCAGCGAGCCGCCGGCGATGTGCAACGCGGCCGAGGAAGAATTGGTCAAGACACGTTCATCGGTACCCGACCCGCTGTGCGCTCGGCCCGGCTCTGACGTGACGACGAACGTCATGTCATCCATCTTGGGCGAAGCCACCGACAAAACTCCCGATCCTCGACTGACACGTTCGTGACGTCCCCCGACCTCGCTAGAGACCAAGAGTGTTCTGCATGGCGCCGGCCAGCACGTTCACAGCTGGACCGCCGTTTCCGGACTGGCAGACCTTCGCCTGCAGCAGCACGTTTTCCCGCAACCGGCTTTGGGTGAAACACCGCCGATCGGTGTCTGCTTCCTGCTTGACCCACACGGCGTCGGTGGCGGTCGGCGCCGCGCCACCGAAGGACCACACCTGGGTCGTTCCGTCGTCGAGGTGCATCGCAGTGGTCTGCCCGGCGCACCCGGCGGTGCGGTCGATCACCCGGTGGTACGCGCGGGTGGCGGCATCGACGGTGGCGAAGACCCCGATCGCCTGCTTCACGAGATGGTTCTGGTCGGTGGCCGACGTCTGAGTCACCGCGCTGTTGAACGAGGCGAGGTCGGGGTCGTAGAACACCTCCGGCAGCCCGATGTCGGCCCAGTTGTTGCAGACCGGCAGGTCGACCCAGAAGTTCTGCTCCGGAGTGGTACTCACCGATTCCCACGTCATCGGGGCACCGACGATGTTGCCCACCGAACCCTTGGCCAGCACGGCATAGGACACCACACCCGGATCCGCCGGACGGGCTTGAGCCGGCACGGCGGAGACGACAGCGCCGACTCCGGTCAACAGCACTGCGGTCGCCGCTGCGGCGGTGCGCAACACATCAAACCTTGGCGGTCAGCGTGACGTCGATGTTGCCCCGGGTCGCCTTGGAGTACGGGCACACCTGGTGGGCCTTGTTCATCAAGTCCTCGGCCTGGCTCTGCTCGAGTCCGGGGAGATAACCGATGAGATGGGCGCTGATGCCGTAGCCACCGTCGGCGTCCTTGCCGAACCCCACCTGCGCGGTGAGGCCCGATGCACCGTCGAGCGAGATCTTCTCCGACCGGGCCACCAGTTGCAGCGCGCCCAGGAAGCAGGCCGCATACCCCGCCGAGAACAACTGCTCGGGGTTGGTGCCCTCACCGCTGCCGCCCATTTCCTTGGGTGGCCGGGTGTCCAGATCGAGACGGTTGTCCGACGACTTCACATGGCCGTCGCGCCCGCCGCCGCTGGCCGTCGACTCCGCGGTGTAGATGACCTCGATGCTCATGGTTTCGATCATGCCAGCCGGCGCGGACTGGGCAAGGTCGCGCTATCGGCCGCGAGATCGACTTCAGGGTCGCGAGAACTCAGGCGCTTTCAAGGGGTCGATGCAACACCCTTCTGATTGAGGAGTGTTGTGATGGCTCGATTGGTGTTGGAGGCGAAGAAGCGGTTGTTTTGGCAGCGGGTCCGGGAGGGCTTGCTGCCGGGGGATGCCAGCGAGGCTGCGGGCGTGTCGGCAACCTGCGGGCGGCGGTGGTTCCGCGAGGCTGGCGGTGTGAAACCCGCTGTGAGCAAACTGAACACCTGCGGTCCGCGCCCACGGCTGACCCTTGAGGAACGCATCGAGATCCAGGCCGGTGTCCACGCGAACGATTCGATACGGTCGATCGCGGGCCGGCTGAACCGGGCACCTTCGACGATCAAGCGCGAGATCGATAACAACACCGAACTGCGCACCCGCAAGAATCCGAAGAAATCCGGGTATCGACGCAAGGACGCCTTCGGTGCCCGCCAAAGCGGTTCCTCGGCGAAAGTGGACTATCGCGCACTATCCGCCCACGACCGCAGTGCCGATCGCGCGCGGCGCCCCAAACCGAGCAAGCTGGCCGGAAATGACACACTGCGCGAGCAGGTGCAGAGTCGATTGGAGTCACGGCACAGCCCCGAGCAGATCGCGCTGCGGCTGCGCTTCGACTTTCCCGATGATCCGGAGATGTGGGTGTCACACGAAGCCATCTACCAGGCCCTCTACGTGCAAGGACGCGGGGCACTGCGCCGCGAATTGCACCAGTGCCTGCGCACCAAACGGGCCATCCGACGGCCCCAGCATCAGCCCGGAACCCGGCCCGGTCGCATCCCGAACATGATCAACATCAGCGAACGCCCCGCCGACGTCAACGACCGCGCCGTGCCCGGCCACTGGGAAGGCGACCTCATCATGGGCAGCACCGCGTCGAACTCGGCGATCGGCACCCTGGTCGAACGTGCCACCCGGTTCGTGATGCTGCTGCACCTGCCCGACGGCCATACCGCCGAAGCTGTCCAGGACGCAATCGTCGCCAAGATCACCGAATTGCCCGAGCATCTACGCCTGTCGTTGACCTGGGATCAAGGCAAGGAGATGGCCAACCACCGTGCCATCACCGAGGCCACCGATCTCGACATCTACTTCTGCGACCCGCACTCACCGTGGCAGCGCGGCAGTAACGAGAACACCAATGGGCTTCTACGGCAGTACTTCCCGAAGGGGACCGACCTGTCCCTCTGGGGCCCCGGCTACCTCGACCAGGTCGCCTCCGAACTCAATGGCCGACCCCGAAAGACACTGGGATGGAGAACCCCAGCCGAGGCGCTGAACGAACTACTCTCAAATCCACCCACCGTTGCATCGACCCCTTGAACTCAAGTCACCAATCACAACCCTGAAGTCGATCTCGGCGTCACTGGCCGCTGCGCACGCCTTCTTCGATCTTCTTGCCGAGATCGGGGTCGATGTTGCGCCAGTACTCGAACACCCGGGACAGGACCGGCTCCCGGACACCCTTGGACACATGGCCGATCACGTTGTGCGCCAATCGTTCTCGGGCATCGTCGTCGAGCACTTCGCGGACCATCGTGCCGGCCTGCCCCCAATCGTCGTCGTCCGGACGAAGCGTGTAGGCGGTGCGGACCATGTCTCCGTCGGAGGCCCAGTGCACTTCCGCCGCCCGGGCGGGATCGGCTTGCGGACCGCCCATCGAGTTCGGCGCATACACCGGGTCGGTGACGTTGTGGATCCGCATCGCACCGTCCTTGGAGTAGCTGTGCACGTCCACTTTCGGTGTGTTGACCGGAATCTGCTTGTAATTGACGCCGAGTCGGTGCCGGTGGGCATCGCTGTAGGAGAAGCCGCGCGCCAACAGCATCTTGTCTGGGCTCAACCCGGTGCCGGGAACGATGTTGTTCGGTTCGAAGGCGGCCTGTTCAATCTCGGCGTGATAGTCGACGACGTTGCGATTCAACGTCATTCGGCCCACCTCGTGCAGCGGGTAATCACCGTGCGGCCACACCTTGGTCAGGTCGAAGGGGTTGTACCGGTAGGTCTTGGCGTCCTCGAACGGCATGATCTGCACGTAGAGCGTCCAGCTCGGGAAGTTGCCGCCCTCGATGGCGTCGAAGAGGTCGCGCTGGTGGTAGTCACCGTCGGTGCCGGCCAGCTCGTCGCCCTCCTCCTGGGTGAGGAACTCGACGCCCTGATCGGTCTTGAAGTGGTACTTCACCCAGACGAGTTCGCCGGCGGCGTTGATCCAGCTGTAGGTGTGGCTGGAGTACCCGTTCATGTTGCGCCACGTCTTCGGGATGCCGCGATCGCCCATCAGCCAGGTGACCTGGTGGGCCGACTCCGGCGACAGTGTCCAGAAATCCCACTGCATGTGGTGGTCGCGGAGGTTGGACGACTGGAGGCGCTTCTGCGAACGGATGAAGTTCTGGAACTTCATCGGGTCGCGCATGAAGAACACCGGGGTGTTGTTGCCGACGAGGTCGAAGTTGCCCTCGGAGGTGTAGAACTTCAGCGCGAAGCCGCGCGGGTCACGCCAGGTGTCTGGGCTGCCGCGCTCACCGGCGACCGTCGAAAACCGGGCCAGCATGTCGGTTTTGGTGCCGGGCTGCAGAAACGCGGCCCGGGTGAATTGGCTGACGTCCTGCGTCACCTCGAAGGTCCCGAATGCTCCACCGCCCTTGGCGTGGGGCTGGCGTTCGGCGATGCGCTCGCGGTTGAACGTCGCCATCTGCTCGATCAGATAGTGGTCCTGCAGCAGGATCGGACCATCCGGGCCGACGGTCAGCGAATGTTCGAGGCTCGGCGCCGGGGCGCCGGCGTCAGTTGTGGCGTACTTCTCGGTCATCGTCTCCCCTGTCTTCGGTCACGTATTCCGCGAAGCGAGTACCCACGACGGGCGCTTCTCTCCCAAGACCGTGCGGCCCCCAGACAGCAGGGTGCCCAGCGCCCTCGGGGGGGTGGGGCGCTGGGCACGTCTGCGGGGCGATCAGGGACGAGGGGTTGGGGAGGCCGTGCCACCCGGACCGGCGCCGCCGGGCGCCACGCCGGGGCCGGAACCCGGCGCCTGGCCACCGGGACCACCCGGTCCCATCGGCCCCATGGGTCCCATCGGACCACCCGGCATCATCATCCCGGGGCCGCCACCGGGCCCACCCCGGCGGTGGAACTCTTGCGAATCACCGTCGCGGTGGTGGTGCCAGCCGCCCGGGCCGCCGCCGCTGTGGCGACCGAGAGCGAAACCGGTGAAGAAGACGGCACCGACGATGAAGACGACTCCCGCGACGATCGCGACCCAGGCAGCGGCCTGGTAGAGCCGGTTGGGTCGGGGCGCGACGGGAGCGGGTCCGTAGTAGGCCGGCGGCGGCGGGTCGACGGTGGCAACAGGGCTGGTGGCGGGCTCGTCGGCCCGCTCAGGTGTTTCGGTCATGTATCGATGATGCGAGCCTCGCGCCCAGTGCGGGTTAGGTAGCGGCTTTGAGTTGGCTATGAATGGTGCGGGCGGGCTGGCGGAAGGTGTACTGGACAGCACCAGCGAACTTTGCGACGATGACGCAGGAATTGCCGTGAAGGAGTGTCTGCCGTGATCGTGTACCTGTATCTCGCGGGCATGCCTCTGTTCACGTTTCTGGCGTGGGCCTTCTCAGAGGCATTTCATGCTGGTGAAGCTGTCCGCGAGCGGGTTCGCGTTCCCTTGATCATCGCGGCGGGCGCGCTGTGGCCGGTGCTCCTGATCGGGATTGCCCAATTACACGTCATGTGTGTGCGAGCGAAGTTACTTCATCGCCCTCTCACCACGGCTTGATCGGGTTCACCGCGAACTGCAGCACCCGATACGGGGCGCGGTCTCGCGGCGCGGTGTTCCACTGGCTGATGAATACCCTTACCTCGTCGAGTGTCGAACCCGGCGAGATGTAGCCGCCGTAGGGTTGGGCCAGCCGGTTGTCGTCCGGCGGCGGCAGGCTTTCTACCGGATCCGGCCAGTCGCCGGCCTGCACCACCGTCGTCACCGGCGCGGTGCCAAGCCCCGTCGGGTCATAGGCCACCCGCATCTCCATGTTCCCGGTGCTGGCATTGAAGTAGGACAGCACCGGCTTGCCGTCGACCTCCCGCATGCTCATCTCGCCCACCTTGTCGGGCCACAGCGGTGTCGGCGTCTTGTTCCAGCCGCCGCCGGGACCGGCCGCCCAGCCCTGCCAGCGTGAGCGATCGGTGAAGTCCTCTCGCGTTGCGCGGTAGAGCATCACCGGCCCGGACCGGTCGAAGTTGTTGGTCACGATGTACACCCAGCCGCTCGGCGAATCCGGCGCGGGAATCGGGTCGTAGTAGCCGCTGATCTGAGTCTGGCGCCCACCCGCATAGGCGGCCGGTCGCTGCGAGCCAGCGACTGTCTGCCAAGCACTCTGTCCGGCAACGGCTTTCACCAGTCGCGAGGTCTGCGGCACCAGATCTTTGGTGGTGGTGACGAGCAGATAGTTCTGCCGGTTGATCTGCACCACCCCGGCGGGCAGCTGCGAGGCCTTCGGTGGTGTCGGGTCGGCCAGCAGCGGCTTGTCCACGCCGACGACACCGGTGTAGCGAATGCCCTCCGGAGAATCGACGGAGTCGCCGGCTACCCGCAGCGCGACCGGGGAATACCAGCCGCCGAAACCCACACCCTGACCGGCGAAGCTGTCACCGCAGATCTGCAGTAGTTCGGTCGGGAATTCCATGAACTCACACAGATCGGTGGCGCCGATGCCGTAATCGCGCGTCGGTGTTCCGGTCCCGGCGATCGGACCGATCCGCACCACCTGACCCGGCGCCAGCGGCGCGAGAATCGGATCGGGCGCCGGGCTGGGCGGGTCAGCAACCGCTGCCGGCACCACAACCAATGCCGAGATCGACGAAATGGCGCAAACTACTCGCACTTTCGCGCCCAAACGTCGGTTTCGGCGCAAAGCGGATCAGCCTCAGAGCTCGGCGGCCAGCAGCTCGGCGATCTGAATGGTGTTAAGTGCAGCACCTTTTCGCAGGTTGTCACCCGAGAGGAACAGCGCAAGCCCGCGACCCTCCGGCACGCCGGGATCCTGGCGGATCCGGCCGACCAGCGTGTCGTTCACCCCGGCGGCGGCCAATGGCGTAGGCACGTCGACCAGCTTCACACCCGGAGCCCCGTCGAGCAGTTCGGTGGCCCGGGCAGGCGAAATCGGCTCGGCGAATTCGGCATTGATCGACAGCGAGTGCCCGGTGAACACCGGCACCCGCACACACGTCCCGGACACCGCCAACTCGGGGATACCGAGAATCTTGCGGCTCTCATTGCGCAGCTTCTGGTCCTCGTCGGTCTCACCGGAGCCGTCGTCGACCAGCGATCCGGCCAGCGGCACCACGTTGAACGCAATGGGCGCAACGTATTTCACCGGAGCCGGGTACTCCAGCGCCGACCCGTCATGGACGAGTTCCTCGACACCGTCAATCACTGCGCGGGCCTGGGTCGCCAGTTCGTCGACCCCGGCCAATCCACTGCCCGAAACCGCCTGATAGGTCGAGGCGATCATCCGGACCAGCTGGGCTTCCTCGTGCAGCACCTTGAGCACCGGCATCGCCGCCATGGTGGTGCAATTCGGGTTGGCGATAATGCCTTTCGGGCGGTTGCCCGCATCCCGCGCGAAGTTCACCTCGGACACCACCAGCGGAACCTCGGGGTCCTTGCGCCACGCCGACGAGTTGTCGATCACAACCACAC from the Mycolicibacterium crocinum genome contains:
- a CDS encoding IS30 family transposase produces the protein MARLVLEAKKRLFWQRVREGLLPGDASEAAGVSATCGRRWFREAGGVKPAVSKLNTCGPRPRLTLEERIEIQAGVHANDSIRSIAGRLNRAPSTIKREIDNNTELRTRKNPKKSGYRRKDAFGARQSGSSAKVDYRALSAHDRSADRARRPKPSKLAGNDTLREQVQSRLESRHSPEQIALRLRFDFPDDPEMWVSHEAIYQALYVQGRGALRRELHQCLRTKRAIRRPQHQPGTRPGRIPNMINISERPADVNDRAVPGHWEGDLIMGSTASNSAIGTLVERATRFVMLLHLPDGHTAEAVQDAIVAKITELPEHLRLSLTWDQGKEMANHRAITEATDLDIYFCDPHSPWQRGSNENTNGLLRQYFPKGTDLSLWGPGYLDQVASELNGRPRKTLGWRTPAEALNELLSNPPTVASTP
- the egtA gene encoding ergothioneine biosynthesis glutamate--cysteine ligase EgtA; the encoded protein is MTFVVTSEPGRAHSGSGTDERVLTNSSSAALHIAGGSLADGPIGRVGLELEAHCFDLRDPLRRPGWSELSDVIAAVGDLPGGSAVTVEPGGAVELSGPPADGPMPAIAALALDRAALRSVFADAGLGLVLLGADPLRRPHRVNPGARYQAMEQFFIASGTASAGAAMMTSTASIQINLDAGPRDGWADRVRLAHALGPTMIAIAANSPLLAGDFTGWASARQRVWSQLDAARCGPILGASGDDPCTDWARYALKAPVMLVHNPDPVAVTQHVPFADWADGLVLLGDRRPTTADLDYHLTTLFPPVRPRRWLEIRYLDSVPDDLLPALVFLVVTLLDDPLVAGLAAETVEPVATAWDLAARVGLKDDRIYEAANRCVALVAERAPAELSESMRRLVQNVEEGRCASDDFADQAIQRGIEGTVRQMAEAAT
- the egtB gene encoding ergothioneine biosynthesis protein EgtB, giving the protein MIARETLARDLDRARQRTLSLTDFDDAELHRQYSPLMSPLVWDLAHIGQQEELWLLRDGDPTRPGMLPANIEGLYDAFVHSRAARVDLPLLSPAQSRAYCTSVRAAALDVLDTLPQRDDDAEVAFRFGLVISHENQHDETILQALNLRSGAPILAADSTLPAGRPGLAGTSVLVPGGPFVLGVDAATELLSLDNERPAHVVDVPAFRIGRVPVTNAEWRRFIDDGGYSQQRWWSPRGWEHRVQADLSAPQFWNPDGSRTRFGHVEEIPGDEPVQHVTFFEAEAYAAWAGARLPTEVEWEKAAAWDPALGARRRYPWGSDEPNPHRANLGGHALRPAPVGAYPDGASAYGAEQMLGDVWEWTTSPLRPWPGFTPMIYRQYSEPFFGGDYKVLRGGSWAVGADTLRPSFRNWDHPIRRQIFSGVRLAWDV
- a CDS encoding organic hydroperoxide resistance protein, yielding MSIEVIYTAESTASGGGRDGHVKSSDNRLDLDTRPPKEMGGSGEGTNPEQLFSAGYAACFLGALQLVARSEKISLDGASGLTAQVGFGKDADGGYGISAHLIGYLPGLEQSQAEDLMNKAHQVCPYSKATRGNIDVTLTAKV
- a CDS encoding sensor domain-containing protein — its product is MRTAAAATAVLLTGVGAVVSAVPAQARPADPGVVSYAVLAKGSVGNIVGAPMTWESVSTTPEQNFWVDLPVCNNWADIGLPEVFYDPDLASFNSAVTQTSATDQNHLVKQAIGVFATVDAATRAYHRVIDRTAGCAGQTTAMHLDDGTTQVWSFGGAAPTATDAVWVKQEADTDRRCFTQSRLRENVLLQAKVCQSGNGGPAVNVLAGAMQNTLGL
- a CDS encoding aspartate-semialdehyde dehydrogenase; amino-acid sequence: MVAIGVVGATGQVGQVMRTLLEERDFPVTSVRFFASSRSAGKKLPFRGQEIEVEDAETADPSGLDIALFSAGATMSRVQAPRFAAAGVVVIDNSSAWRKDPEVPLVVSEVNFARDAGNRPKGIIANPNCTTMAAMPVLKVLHEEAQLVRMIASTYQAVSGSGLAGVDELATQARAVIDGVEELVHDGSALEYPAPVKYVAPIAFNVVPLAGSLVDDGSGETDEDQKLRNESRKILGIPELAVSGTCVRVPVFTGHSLSINAEFAEPISPARATELLDGAPGVKLVDVPTPLAAAGVNDTLVGRIRQDPGVPEGRGLALFLSGDNLRKGAALNTIQIAELLAAEL
- a CDS encoding DUF4185 domain-containing protein — protein: MVVVPAAVADPPSPAPDPILAPLAPGQVVRIGPIAGTGTPTRDYGIGATDLCEFMEFPTELLQICGDSFAGQGVGFGGWYSPVALRVAGDSVDSPEGIRYTGVVGVDKPLLADPTPPKASQLPAGVVQINRQNYLLVTTTKDLVPQTSRLVKAVAGQSAWQTVAGSQRPAAYAGGRQTQISGYYDPIPAPDSPSGWVYIVTNNFDRSGPVMLYRATREDFTDRSRWQGWAAGPGGGWNKTPTPLWPDKVGEMSMREVDGKPVLSYFNASTGNMEMRVAYDPTGLGTAPVTTVVQAGDWPDPVESLPPPDDNRLAQPYGGYISPGSTLDEVRVFISQWNTAPRDRAPYRVLQFAVNPIKPW
- a CDS encoding catalase; protein product: MTEKYATTDAGAPAPSLEHSLTVGPDGPILLQDHYLIEQMATFNRERIAERQPHAKGGGAFGTFEVTQDVSQFTRAAFLQPGTKTDMLARFSTVAGERGSPDTWRDPRGFALKFYTSEGNFDLVGNNTPVFFMRDPMKFQNFIRSQKRLQSSNLRDHHMQWDFWTLSPESAHQVTWLMGDRGIPKTWRNMNGYSSHTYSWINAAGELVWVKYHFKTDQGVEFLTQEEGDELAGTDGDYHQRDLFDAIEGGNFPSWTLYVQIMPFEDAKTYRYNPFDLTKVWPHGDYPLHEVGRMTLNRNVVDYHAEIEQAAFEPNNIVPGTGLSPDKMLLARGFSYSDAHRHRLGVNYKQIPVNTPKVDVHSYSKDGAMRIHNVTDPVYAPNSMGGPQADPARAAEVHWASDGDMVRTAYTLRPDDDDWGQAGTMVREVLDDDARERLAHNVIGHVSKGVREPVLSRVFEYWRNIDPDLGKKIEEGVRSGQ